CCGTCGCCTACTGGGGACGCATCGCCGAACAGCACGGCATCGACCTCACCGTGGTCAACCCGCACACCGACCCCACCTGGCGCTTCATGACGCTGGACTGGGACGGCCAGATCCGCATGGACTGCTCCTCGCCGTACGCGATGGCCTCCCTCATCGAACAGCGCGACCGGTTCCGCATCGCCACCGGCAACGACGCCGACGCCGACCGGCACGGCATCGTCACCCCCGACGCGGGCCTGATGAACCCCAACCACTACCTCGCGGTCGCCATCTCCTACCTGTACCGGCACCGCGACCAGTGGCCCGCCGGCGCGGGAATCGGCAAGACGCTGGTCTCCTCCACGATGATCGACCGGGTCGCGGCCGACCTCGGCCGTCGACTGGTCGAGGTCCCGGTCGGGTTCAAGTGGTTCGTGGACGGACTGGCGGGCGGCACCCTCGGGTTCGGCGGCGAGGAGTCCGCCGGCGCCTCCTTCCTGCGCCGCGACGGCTCGGTGTGGACCACCGACAAGGACGGCATCCTCCTGGCCCTCCTCGCCTCCGAGATCACCGCTGTCACGGACCGGACCCCGTCGGAGCACTACGCCGACCTGACCGCCCGCTTCGGTGAACCCGCCTACGCCCGTATTGACGCGCCCGCGACCCGCGAACAGAAGGCGTTGCTCGGCAAGTTGTCACCGGCCCAGGTCACCGCCGACACGCTCGCCGGAGAGGCCGTCACGGCCGTCCTCACCGAGGCACCGGGCAACGGCGCCGCGATCGGCGGCATCAAGGTCACCACGGAAAGCGCCTGGTTCGCGGCCCGCCCTTCGGGCACCGAGGACGTGTACAAGGTCTACGCCGAGTCCTTCCTCGGCGCCGACCACCTCGCCCGGGTGCAGGAGGAGGCCCAGGCCGTGGTGCTGGGCGCGCTCGACGGCTGACGGACCGGGGCGGCCCGGGGCGGCCCCCTTCACCCATGGAGGCCGCCGAACCGGCTCAGCTCCGTCCGCGCCCTCGCTCCAGCCTCTCCAGCACCGCCTGCGCCATGGCTTCCTCGCCCTTGGCGTTGGGGTGTGCGGGCGCGGCGGGCGCGGCCGGCTGAAGCGGTTCGATCCAGCGGTCCGCGGGCGCCTTGCACATGTCGTGGCCGACCGTGGGGCCGTAGGTGTCGACGTACTCGGCCCGGTTCACCCCGGCGACCAGGCGCAGCATCAGGTTCAGCCGCTTCTCGGTGTCCCGGAGGTAGGGGAAGTCCTGCTGGGCGAACGGCACTTGGGGAAAGCAGCCGCTGCCGTCATCGGGCAGCAGGTCCGGGTAGCCGACGACGACCACGCGTGCGTGCGGCGCCCGGGCGTGCACCGCCCGCAGCACCCGGTCGACCTTCGGCGCGGCCTTGACGATCGCGAGGACCAGCTGGTCGTATCCGGTCGCCTGGTAGGAGCGCTCGCAGGGGTTGCCCGTCGGGTCCTGAGCGGCCAGGCGGGCGCACGTGCCGATGATCGCGCCGAAACCGACGTCGTTGCCGCCGATCTGCACCGTCACCAGGTCGGTGTCCCGGTCCAGCGCGTCGAGTTGAGGCTTGTTGGTGCCCTGCGCCTGCCACATCTCGGCGGTCGTCGCCCCCGCACAGCTGACGTCCGTGAAGGTGGAAACCTCTCTCCCGGCCGCCACCAGCGAGGGGTAATTGCGGTCGGAGCGGGCGCAGCCCGCGTCCACCTGCCGCGGGATGCCGGGGCCCGAGGTGTAGGAGTCGCCGAGGGCGACGTAGTCGATGCCGCGGCCGTGTCCGGCGGGATGCGCGGAAGCCGGTGCCGTGGCGGCGGCGACGAGAACGCAACCGCCCAGCGCCGCCCCCAGCGCACCTGCCCGCCGCCGGCCTCTCGCCCCGCCCGCCGCACGTGTGCCGTTCACCATGGATCCTCCCCCTGAGGCCGGTTCATCGCACGGTTCCGGCACCGGAGTGCGGCCCTCGTGCGTTCGACTGGGTCTGTATACCGTCCGGTAGGTCGCGCGGGCCAGAAGCGGGCGGCAACGAGTTCGGGGGACGGGCCGGCTCGAGAGGCCTTGGCCCGGACTGTGGCGAGCCGATTCCGAGGGACACCCGTCTGCACGGCGAGGCGGACGCGCTATCGGCCGCCGATGCCACTGCGGAGACGGACGGGAGAACTGAGTCTCCGTCATGTTCCGTGGGGTCAGGGCCGACTGCCGGGTGGTGGGCTACACCATCCGGTGACTTCTGGCCGTCGCAGCGTTATTCATGCCTCCGATTTCCTGATCATTCCATTGACAAGCCCTCGGGACTGACCAGCCGTCATCAAGCTCTGACCCAAGTCGAGGAGAGTGGAGAGAATGACGACATCGCCGCGACGGCGATCCGTACTGGCGTCAGCTGCCACCATCGCCGCGCTCACCGTAGCCGCGCTGGCGAACCCGGGCGCGGCCTATGCTCAGGATCACCCCACCCCGCAACCGCCATACCCGAAGAAACCCGCCTCCCCGTTTCATCCCGAGAAACCGGTGACTCCGGGGAAGCCTGTCTACCCGATCCATCCTGAGAAGCCGGAGCGTCCGGTCAAACCTGCGTATCCGGTTAAGCCGGTGTATCCGGAGAAGCCGGTCTATCCGGAGAGGCCTGTGCATCCGGTCAAGCCGGTGTATCCGGAGAAGCCCGTCTATCCGGAGAAGCCTGTGCATCCGGTCAAGCCGGTGTATCCGGAGAGGCCTGTGCAGCCGGTGAAGCCGGTTTATCCGGAGCGTCCGGTGAAGCCTGTGTATCCGGAGAAGCCGGTGCAGCCGGCTAAGCCGGTGTACCCCGAGCGTCCGGCGAAGCCCATGTACCCGGAGAAGCCCGTTCAGCCGGTCAGGCCGGTGTACCCGGAGAAGCCGGTGAAGCCTGTGTATCCGGAGAAGCCGGTGCAGCCGGTCAAGCCGGTGTACCCCGAGCGTCCGGCGAAGCCCATGTACCCGGAGAAGCCCGTTCAGCCGGTCAAGCCTGTCTACCCGGAGAAGCCGGTGCAGCCGGTGAAGCCCGTGTATCCGGAGCGTCCGGTGAAGCCGGTGTACCCGGAGAAGCCCGTTCAGCCGGTGAAGCCTGTCTACCCGGAGAAGCCGGTGCAGCCGGTGAAGCCCGTGTATCCGGAGCGTCCGGTGAAGCCGGTGTACCCGGAGAAGCCCGTTCAGCCGGTGAAGCCTGTCTACCCGGAGAAGCCGGTGCAGCCGGTGAAGCCCGTGTATCCGGAGCGTCCGGTGAAGCCGGTGTACCCGGAGAAGCCCGTTCAGCCGGTGAAGCCTGTCTACCCGGAGAAGCCGGTGCAGCCGGTGAAGCCCGTGTATCCGGAGCGTCCGGTGAAGCCGGTGTACCCGGAGAAGCCCGTTCAGCCGGTCAAGCCGGTGTACCCCGAGCGTCCGGTGAAGCCGGTGTATCCGGAGAAGCCCGTTCAGCCGGTCAGGCCGGTGTACCCGGAGAAGCCGGTGAAGCCTGTCTACCCGGAGAAGCCGGTGCACCCGGTGAAGCCCGTGTACCCCGAGCGTCCGGTGAAGCCCACCTATCCGGAGAAGCCGGTACGCCCGATGAAGCCGTCGTACCCGGAGCACCCGGCGAAGCCGCACGCGGAGCACGGGAAGTCGGAGCATGAGCAGGGCTCGCGGGATGACTGAGCAGAGGTGACCACGGTCAGCTGAGGGAACCTTGGGATTACCAGGGACATTGCTGGGCCGCCCGCGAGGGCGGCCCAGCCGTGTACATGGCGCGGCCGACGCCCGACCGGAAGGCGGTGGTTGGCCGAGTGGCACCCGCCCGGCGAGTCCGTCCGCCCTTCGGCCAATCGGTGTGACGACCGCTCCGGCGGGGCAGACGCCGCTCCGATCGCGTACTTGGCCGACACCGGTCAAGCACCGCGTACGAGCGTGGCGCGGCGGTATACGGACCGGTGACGGGTGAATCACCCAATCCCTGGGCCGAGTTGCCCCGACGTCCGCCGGGGCGGATCGATGACCTGCGCGAACGGTGTGCGAAGCTGCGGGTTCAGTATCCGCACAACGGAGGAGAAGCGCCGGCATGGCCATCATCCACCACACCACGGTCAAGCCCACGAAGCTGGAACTGCTCACCGACTGGCTGCCCACCCGCCCCTGGTACCGCGGCGGCCCGGACGCCCCGGTGCTGACCAAGTCCGGCGGATTCCGGCTGGAGGACCCGGCGGGCGAGGTCGGCATCGAGTTCATGGTGGCCACCGACACCTCCACCCCCGAACCCACCGCCTACCTGGTCCCGTTGACCTACCGGGGCGCGCCGCTGGAGGAGGCGGAGCACGCGCTCGTCGGCACGATGGACCACGGCGTGCTGGGCAGGCGCTGGGCGTACGACGGCTGCCACGACCCGGTGCTGGTCGGGGAGTTGCTGTCGCTGCTCCAGGGCAGGACCCACGCACACGCCCAGAGCGTCGACGGCGCCCTCGACCTCGAGGTGGTCCGCTCCTACACCGGCGCACCCCTCACCCTGGACGGCCTCACCCCCGAACCGTCCGACGACCATGAGGGCACGCGCCTGCCCGCACCGCACGGCACGATCCTCCACATCCACCGGGTCCTGGGCCCCGTCCCCGGGAACCCGCCGCAGCGCCCCGAGGGAGCGATCGGCCACGTGGCACGCGGCTGGCAGGACCCACAGGGCACCCCGCTGACGGCGGTCTTCGTAACACTGCGCACCGCCTGACCGGCGCCCCCGCGACCAACCGACATGGCCTGACCGGCGTCACTGCGCTCAACGCCATGGGCTGACTGGCGTCTCCGCGCCCGACCGACATGGGTTGGCCGGAGTCCTCGCGCTCGAGGGGCGCGGGGTGGCTGGTGTCTCCGCGCCCGACCGGCATGGGCTGGCCGGAGTCTCCGCGCCCAGGCGGCACGGGCAACTGGCGTCTCCCGGCTCGACCAGGACTGGCTGGCCGGTGTCTTCACATCCGAGCGGTACGGGCTGGGCGGTATCGCCTTGGACCGGCATGGGCTGACTGTCGCCTCTGCGCTCAAGCGGCACGGGGACTGGCGTCTCTGTGCCCCACCGGTTCGGGCCGGCCGGTGTCTCTGTGCCCGACCGGCACGGGTTGATCGGTGTATCCGCGTCCATCCTGCGTGGGTTGACGGGTGCATCCGTGCCCATTTCCGCACGGACTGGCCAGCGTTTCCGCGTTCCTCCTGCACGGGCGGTGCGTGCCCACCCCGCACGGCCTGCCCCGCCTCCCCACACCGACCCCGCACGGCCTGCCTCGCGCCCCCACGCCTACCCCGCAGGGCCTTACCGCCATCCCACGCCCACCCCTACGGCCTTGCCCGCCTCCCGACGCCGACCCCGCACGGCGTCATCCGCGTCCCCGCGTTCACCCCGCACGGCGTCATCCGCGTGCCCGCGTTCACCCCGCACGGCGTCATCCGCGTGCCCGCGTTCACCCCGCACGGCGTCATCCGCGTCCCCGCGTTCACCCCGCACGGCGTCATCCGCGTCCCCGCGTTCACCCCGCACGGCGTCATCCGCGTCCCCGTGTCCACCCCGCACGGCGTCATCCGCGTCCCCGTGTCCACCCCGCACGGCGTCATCCGCGTCCCCGTGTCCACCCCGCACGGCGTCATCCGCCTCCCCGCGTCCACCCCGCACGGCGTCACCCGCCTCCCCACGCCCACCCCCCCACGGCCTCACTCACCTCCCCACCCTCGGTCGCCAACGCGCCTGCCCCGCCGCGTTCGGGCAAACCGGCGCGTGGCCTTCTGGCATGGTCCGGTCAAATCTGGCACTCTCTCGGAAGTCCGGCAGCCCGCGCCCTGACCCCGTGAGGGCGTGGCACAGCGATCGCGCAAGCCCCGCCAGAGGCCGCCCCGGCGTACCCCAGCCGGCCCGCGGCCATCGAGCAGGCCGGGAATCCCGGCCGCCGCAAAGGAGTAGCGTGTGAGATCGACCCCCCACAAGGCCCTCGGCGCCGGTGCGCTCACCGCCGCCGTGGTGGCCGCCCTGGTGCTCCCCGGCACCCCCGCCGCGGCCCGGCCCGACACCCACAAAGCGGCCGCCGCCTGCACTCCGACGCAGGCCGTCGCCAACGGCGGCTTCGAGAGCGGGACATCACCCTGGTCGACGTCCGCCGCCACCGTCATCACCAGCCGCTCGGGACAGACCGCCCACGGCGGCAGTTCCTACGCGTGGCTGGACGGAGTCGGCAGTACC
Above is a genomic segment from Streptomyces fodineus containing:
- a CDS encoding DUF4573 domain-containing protein — protein: MTTSPRRRSVLASAATIAALTVAALANPGAAYAQDHPTPQPPYPKKPASPFHPEKPVTPGKPVYPIHPEKPERPVKPAYPVKPVYPEKPVYPERPVHPVKPVYPEKPVYPEKPVHPVKPVYPERPVQPVKPVYPERPVKPVYPEKPVQPAKPVYPERPAKPMYPEKPVQPVRPVYPEKPVKPVYPEKPVQPVKPVYPERPAKPMYPEKPVQPVKPVYPEKPVQPVKPVYPERPVKPVYPEKPVQPVKPVYPEKPVQPVKPVYPERPVKPVYPEKPVQPVKPVYPEKPVQPVKPVYPERPVKPVYPEKPVQPVKPVYPEKPVQPVKPVYPERPVKPVYPEKPVQPVKPVYPERPVKPVYPEKPVQPVRPVYPEKPVKPVYPEKPVHPVKPVYPERPVKPTYPEKPVRPMKPSYPEHPAKPHAEHGKSEHEQGSRDD
- a CDS encoding maltokinase N-terminal cap-like domain-containing protein yields the protein MAIIHHTTVKPTKLELLTDWLPTRPWYRGGPDAPVLTKSGGFRLEDPAGEVGIEFMVATDTSTPEPTAYLVPLTYRGAPLEEAEHALVGTMDHGVLGRRWAYDGCHDPVLVGELLSLLQGRTHAHAQSVDGALDLEVVRSYTGAPLTLDGLTPEPSDDHEGTRLPAPHGTILHIHRVLGPVPGNPPQRPEGAIGHVARGWQDPQGTPLTAVFVTLRTA
- the pgm gene encoding phosphoglucomutase (alpha-D-glucose-1,6-bisphosphate-dependent) — encoded protein: MPHERAGRPAGPEDLVDVARLVTAYYALHPDPADPAQRVAFGTSGHRGSSLATAFNQDHIAATSQAICEYRAAQGTDGPLFLGADTHALSEPAKVTALEVFAANGVTVLIDSADGYTPTPAVSHAILTHNRDRTTALADGVVVTPSHNPPADGGFKYNPPSGGPAASDATSWIQDRANEIVTGGLKDVRRVPYARALAAQTTQRYDFLGAYVGDLPGVLDLDAIRAAGVRIGADPLGGASVAYWGRIAEQHGIDLTVVNPHTDPTWRFMTLDWDGQIRMDCSSPYAMASLIEQRDRFRIATGNDADADRHGIVTPDAGLMNPNHYLAVAISYLYRHRDQWPAGAGIGKTLVSSTMIDRVAADLGRRLVEVPVGFKWFVDGLAGGTLGFGGEESAGASFLRRDGSVWTTDKDGILLALLASEITAVTDRTPSEHYADLTARFGEPAYARIDAPATREQKALLGKLSPAQVTADTLAGEAVTAVLTEAPGNGAAIGGIKVTTESAWFAARPSGTEDVYKVYAESFLGADHLARVQEEAQAVVLGALDG
- a CDS encoding SGNH/GDSL hydrolase family protein, coding for MVNGTRAAGGARGRRRAGALGAALGGCVLVAAATAPASAHPAGHGRGIDYVALGDSYTSGPGIPRQVDAGCARSDRNYPSLVAAGREVSTFTDVSCAGATTAEMWQAQGTNKPQLDALDRDTDLVTVQIGGNDVGFGAIIGTCARLAAQDPTGNPCERSYQATGYDQLVLAIVKAAPKVDRVLRAVHARAPHARVVVVGYPDLLPDDGSGCFPQVPFAQQDFPYLRDTEKRLNLMLRLVAGVNRAEYVDTYGPTVGHDMCKAPADRWIEPLQPAAPAAPAHPNAKGEEAMAQAVLERLERGRGRS